The genomic stretch AGCTAGGCCAACCGCCCACGGCGTGGCCCCGGCCCTGGCCTTAGGGGGAGGGTACATAATGCTGGTTAAGGACCGCATGACGCCAAACCCCGTCACCATTACCCGGCAGACCACCATTGCTGAAGCCCTGGAGCTAATGCGCTCCCACAACATTCGCCGCCTGCCGATAATGGATAAGGGGAAACTGGTGGGAATTGTCACCGACCGTGATTTGAGCGAAGTCTCACCTTCTCCAGCCACATCCTTGAGCATCTTTGAAATCAACTATCTTTTGGCCAAGACCAAAATCGGCGACGTTCTTCCCAAGAAGCAAAAAGTATACACGGTCAGCCCCGATGCTTATTTGGAAGAGGCAGCCCTGGTCATGCGCGATCACCAGGTGGGCGCAGTGCCGGTAGTGGATGCCAAGGGGCAACTGGTAGGCATCATCACTGAAACCAACCTGTTCGACGCCTTTCTGGATATTATGGGCGTCCGCCAGCCTGGTACCCGGATTCACCTGGCAGTGGAGGACCGCCCCGGCCTGCTGGCCGATTTGGCGTCGCTAATTAAAGATTATGGTGGCAATATTACCCATATTGTCAGCTATCCCATTAGTAACCCCCGCCCTGGAGCTGACGTGGATCTGTTAATTCGCTTGAGCTCGGGCAAAAAGCAGGAATTGATTACTGCCTTGCGCCAAGCCGGGTACCAAGTGGTCTCGGTGACTGAGACTTGAGCTCAAGTAATCAACCCCAATAACAGCTTTTTTAGTCCAGCTAAGGAAGTTTCGCGGTTAATCTGCTCCCGGAGCCGGGCAGCGCCGGGAAGGCCCTTTAGGTACCAGACCAGGTGCTTGCGCATTTGCCGGATGGCTATGGCTTCGCCTTTATCCTCTATGGCCATGGTCAGGTGGCGTAATGCCACGTTTACCCTTTCAGCCACCGAGGGTAGCGCTTGTGGCGGAAGGCCTTTCAGCACGGCGTTGGCCTGGGCAAAGATCCAAGGATTGCCGATGGCCCCGCGGCCGATCATCACCGCATCGCACCGGGTGGTAGCCAGCATTTTGAGAACATCCTCGGCCTTTCGAATATCCCCATTGCCTATGACCGGAATGTTCAGGGCCGCTTTGACTTGGCCGATGATTTCCCAATCGGCGCATCCGGAATAGAACTGGTTGCGGGTCCGACCATGGACGGTTATGGCTTGGAGGCCAGCCGCTTGTAAGCGGCCGGCCACCTCGATCGCGTTCACCGAGCCCTCATCCCAACCCTTGCGAATCTTGGCGGTCACAGGCACCGATCCCGGCCCAGACGGACCGCTGCTTGCCCTGACGGCTTCAACTACAGCCTGGGCAATAGCCGCTGCCCGGCCAGGATCCCGCATTAGGGCAGCCCCATCGCCATTCTTGACTACCTTGGGAGTCGGGCATCCCATGTTGAGATCGACCAGGGCCGCCCCTAGCTCCAAGGCCACCTGGGCCGCCTGGGCCATTACTTCCGGGTCGTGCCCAAAGAGCTGAATTGCTACCGGGCCTTTTTCGTCCCTGACCCGGGCCAATTCCCGGGTGCGCTGGTTCCCGTGGATGAGGGCCTGGGCGCTGACCATCTCCGTATAAGTTAAAGCTGCCCCCATTTCCCGGGCCAGTAACCGAAAGGAACGGTCCGTATACCCGGCCATGGGGGCTAAGAAGACTTGCCCGTCAAGCTTAAGGTTGCCTATGCTCCACTCCATGTAACCGCCTCGCCTTTGCCCATCCCGGGGCCGGCGCCCCGCCTAGGAAGCGGGCGGGGCGCCGGCCCCGGCCCGCAGGTTGCGCTCATAGATGAGCCGCAACCCCTCCAAGGTTAGGTAAGGATCAACGGCATCGATGAGAGGAGATTCTTGGCCAAATAACCGGGACAATCCACCGGTGGCTACCACCGCCGCCTTTCCCCCTAGCTCCTTTTGCATCCGAGAGACGATGCCTTCGATCTGCCCCAAGAAGCCATAGACAATGCCCGATTGCATGCTGCTAACCGTATTCTTGCCGATGACGGCCCGGGGCTTGACGATCTCCACCCGCGGCAGCTTGGCCGCATAGCGAAACAGCGCCTCCACCGAAATCCCGATGCCAGGGGCGATGGCCCCGCCTAGGTACTCACCCTGGGCGGAAATAGCGTCAAAGGTGGTGGCGGTACCAAAATCTACTACGATCACTGGGCCCCCGTAGCGGTCATAGGCGGCTACCGCATTGACGATCCGGTCTGCCCCCACCTCATGGGGGTTATCATAGCGGATGGGCATCCCGGTCTTGGTCCCCGGGCCCACTACCAAGGGTCGAAGGTGCAAATACTGCTGGCACATGTTCTCGATCACCGGGGTAAGGGGCGGAACTACGGAAGCAATTACGGCAGCGGTAATATCTTTAAAATCCAGCCCCTTGAAGGCAAAAAGTTCCCGCACCAGCATCCCCGCCTCATCTTCACTGCGTTCTAGGCGGGTAGAAATCCGCCAGTCGGCCACCAGCTCCTTGTCCCGGTAGACGCCTAACACTACGTGGGTGTTGCCAATATCGATCGCCAGCAGCATTTAATTTTCCTCCCAAAGACCAGTATGTTCCAGATCATCTATGCCGGAGCCTTGATCCTCCGCTCCGCCCAACCCTCGACCGTGGACCCAATATAACCAGACCAAGCCTTGGCTACCTGGTCCAGGCAAACTCCGCACCGGCGATGCCGAATTGAGCGCTGGGTGCAGAGCCACCTAAAGCGCCACCTCAGGCTCCGATGACAGGGGAAACGGCTGACTTCGGCGCCTACGCCAGTTGGCTGGCTGCGGGTATTCCTCCGGCAGGCTCGGCCGCCTCCACCGCCCGGACTATGGCCCGGCCTACCACCTCGGCCGCCAGAGCTCCCACCACCGATACGTCCGCCCCTCCCGGCACCGGGCCGGCATTCGACGGTTGCCCCCCGTGGAGCTCAGGATCGGCAACCGACAGGGCAAAAACGGCATCTCCATCGAACATGGTATGCACCGGGTTGATGGCTCGGGCCAGGCCATCGTGCGCCATCTGGGCCACCTTAGTAATTTCCGTCTTGCTCAATGCAGCATTGGTAGCTACTACCGCCAAGGTAGTACTCTGGCCCCACCCCTGCTTCCAATCGGGGCGCCTTTGGGCCATCTTGTCCCTGAAAGCAGTTAGGCTCATGGAGCGCAAATACTCCATGGTGGGAACCAGCTTGCCATTCTCAGGACTCCTGAGCCCAGCCAGCATCCGGCCTGTTTTCCAGTCAAATACGTCGCCAAAGGCATTGACCACCGCCAAGGCTCCTACTATCAGGTCTCCCCATTTTTCCGCCCAGGTGCCGACACCGCTTTTGGTGGCTTGGTTGATTCCCAAGAGCTTCCCCACGGTAGCGCCGGTGCCGGCGCCCACGTTGCCTTCAAGCACCGGGCCGGGGCCGGCGGCTAGGCAGGCCTGGTAGCCCATTTCCGCATCCGGATGCTTCACTTCTCCTACGGCCAGATCAAACAGGATGGCGGCTGGAACGATGGGGATCTTGGCGACGCCGGTATCGTAGCCTATTCCTCGCTCCTTGAGGTAGCGCACCACCCCCGCGGCCGCATCTAGCCCGGGAGCGCTGCCCCCGGCTAGCATCACCGCCTGGACTTTAGGAACCAGGTTGGTGGGTTTCAAGAGGTCGGTTTCCCGCGTCCCCGGAGCCGAACCTCTCACGTCAACGCCGGCCACCGCCCCGGCTTCCAAAAGCACCACCGTCACTCCGGTAAGGGCGGTCAGGTCGGTAAAGTGGCCTACCTTTACTCCAGGAACCGCAGTAATGCTCATTTCCCCATCCATGGTTTTGCCCCCGCCTCCTGACCGGCCGAGCCAGGTTGGAGTCTTAGCGCCTATGGTTTCACCAGCCCGGCCTGAATGAGGGCCTGGCGCACCGCCAAGGCCAAACTTGCAGCTATGACCAGTTTCACCAGATCCAAAGCCACATAAGGCACCACTGCCAGCAGCAAGGCTTCCCCTAGGCTGCGGCCAGTCACCCAAGCAAATTGCACCGTCCCCAGCGCGTAGGAAGTTAGCATACAGACCACCATGCCCAAGGCATTGGTCCAGAAGGTCGGAGATTTGGCCGCTTCCACTATTTTGCCCAGGAAGTAAACGCCCAGAACAAAACCGATTAGGTAGCCTCCCGTAGGCCCTACTAGCACCCCCACCCCGGCTTTACCCTGGGCGAAAACAGGAAGACCAATAACGCCAAGCAGGATATAGATCACCAGCGCCCAAGTTCCGCCCCGGCTCCCTAAAATAGCTCCAGCCAGGAACACTCCGACCAGCTGCCCGGTGATGGGCACTCCCCACGGCAAAGGTATGGCTACCTGGGCCAAAACCGCGATTACCGCTGCCATCAAAGCTACCCGGGCCCAAAACTTGATGTCGGTCATGACAACATCTCCTCCCCATAGGATGCTTGAGCCATCGGGTTTTCATTGTGGTGCCCAGGGAGGCGAAGCAAGGTCACTTCCCCGGCTATGAAGGCCCGCCGCTCTCCCCCCTCACCTTCCACCACCAGTGAGCCGTCTTCCTGTAGATCTACCGCCCGGCCCCGGAAGATCTCGCCGCCAACATCGCTGATAGCCACCGGCTCCCCCAGGGTAACGCTCAAGTTGACCCAGCGTTGGCGCAACACCCCTAGACCGGTGGGGGGGAGCGATAGATAATCCGCCTCCAAGCGGTTGAGGATGTCGGCAATTAGCTCGGCCCTGGTAACCGCCGGTTCCGAGCCGTGGGCTTGGCCCAGTTCGGCAGCAATGGAAGTGGCAATACCCCTTAATTCCGGGGGAAAGGCATCAGCCGGCTGGCTGACGTTGATGCCCACTCCTACTATGGCGTAGGCCACTGCCTCGGGTTCGGCCCGGAGCTCAGTTAGGATGCCGGCTACCTTACGGCCCCTGATTAAGACGTCATTGGGCCACTTTATCCCTGCCGCAAGCCCGGTAAGGGAACGAATGGCCTCAGCCACGGCCACCCCCACCACCAAGGTATAGCGGGGAGCTTGAGCTAGGCTTACCCGGGGACGCAGGATCAGCGACATCCAGATGCCGCTCCCCGGCGGCGAGAACCAACTCCGCTTGAGCCTACCCCTTCCAGCACTCTGCTGATCGGCCACCACCAGCGTCCCTTCTGGCGCTCCCTTTTCGGCTACCTCCTTGGCTACATCGTTGGTGGACCCCACCAGCGGGTAGTAGAGGACCTGCCGCCCCAGAAAGCGGGTACTGAGCCGGCGCCGGATCTCCTCCGGGCCGAGTACATCTGCCCTGCCAGTCAAGTAGTAGCCGGCGCGGGAACGGCCTTCAATGGAGTAGCCCAGCCGCCGTAAAGCTTGGATATGTTTCCACACCGCGGTACGGCTGATCCCCAGCCGCTCAGCTATTTCTTGGCCGGAGATGGCTTCCGGTGCAGTTTCCAGCAGCTCCAGTACCCGGCTTCTAAGTTGATCTGGTTGGTTCAAGCTCACCACTTCTTTGGCCTAACCCTTCTACCCCAAGCGGATCTCCTTTGTCCCTCTCTAACCGGTTCCAGGTTTCTTCCAACCCCCCTGGGCGCCTATTGTTAACCCATAATGGCTCGTAAGGTTAACAATATTATATTACGCCCTAGGGAGGAATTATCCTGCCGTAAAAGGTGCCTCCAAGGAAGCAATTCTTTCAATGCGATTACCTTCGTCCACAAACACTACCTGGGGCCGGTGGCCTTTAATCTCCTCGTCGCTGTAGATGCCATAAGAAATAATGATAACGATGTCGCCCGGTTGGGCCAGCCGCGCTGCCGCCCCGTTCAGGCAAATAACGCCGCTTCCCGCTTCGCCAGCAATTACATAGGTTTCTAGCCGGGCACCATTGTTATTGTTAACCACCTGGACCTTCTCGTAGGGAAGGATTCCGGCCGCCTCAAGGAGCTGGCTATCGATAGTTATGCTTCCTACATAATTGAGGTCAGCCTGAGTGACTCGGGCCCGGTGGATCTTGGATTTCATCATGGTTCGCAGCATAGTTTCACCTCCCCCAAACCTACACTTCCACAGGCCGCTGGTTGCCCACTTTACCCAGCCCTCAACCGTGGGCTCAAAATATCCCTCGCTTTTTGCACCTAATTGCAAAGCTTAGCCGCGCATGGCTTAAGGTGCTACCACCAAGTTATCGATGAGCCGGGTTTGGCCCACAAAAGCCGCTACCGCCAGCAGGACTTCTCCGTCGATGGTGGAGACGGGCTCGAGGCTTTCCGGATCCCGCACCTCCACATAGTCAATGCGAACTCGAGGATCGCTGCCAAGGGTTTCGGCCATAGCCTGCCTTATCTTTTGCGCCTGGCTTTCTCCGCTACGAATCAGGGCTTCTCCCTGCTTCAGCGAACGAATCAAGGCCAGGGCGCTCTTTCGCTCTTCCGGGCTCAAGTAGGCGTTGCGGGAACTCATGGCCAGACCATCTGGCTCCCGAACCGTAGGGACCGTTACTATGGTCAATGGGAAGTTTAGGTCCCTCACCATGCGCCGGATGATCAGCTGCTGCTGGAAGTCCTTTTGGCCAAAATAGGCTCGATCGGGCTGGACGATGTTAAATAATTTGCATACCACCGTAGCCACGCCGCGAAAGTGCCCGGGCCGGGATTGGCCGCACAGCCCCTGACTAAGCCTTTCCACTTCCACATAAGTGGCGTAGCCGGGCGGATACATCTCCTCAGGAGTTGGAGCAAAGATGGCATCCACCCCCACCTCGGCTGCCAGCCTTTGATCCCGATCGAAGTCCCGAGGATAACGGTCCAGGTCTTCGTTGGGTCCAAATTGGGTAGGATTGACGAAAAGGCTTACTACCACCACGTCGTTGTCCTGTCGGGCGGCCCGCATCAGGCTTAAATGGCCCTCATGAAAATATCCCATGGTAGGTACCAGGCCAATTGATGCCCCTTGGCTACGCTTCTCCCGCAGGTAGGTTCGCAGGGGCTCAACCCGAGAGAATATCTCCAAACTAAAGACACCTCCGTATCCAGCCGGCTAATTGGTGGAAGCAGTGTCAACTGCTTCGGCCCGCCGGCACTCGGCTATCTCGTACTGCTTCTCGTATCGATGCAAGAGATCTTCCAAAAGGGCTGCCTTTCTCCGGTCTAGGGTGCCCTTACGCAGCGCCACTTCAATAGTATGCCGGCCCAAGGCAACATACAGAGGAATGAGCTGGGGACAAGCTTCCCCCATGCTGTGCAAGTGATCGCTTATGGTGATCACATCGCCGCGGGATATAGGGCCGGTCAAGGCTTTGGGTATGCCGATCTCCTCCACATTGGCTAGGGTCCCCTTGACCAAAGGCAGGAGGGCCGGTAAGAACAACCTTTCCGGCATCCCGGTTGCCTGCATCAGCTTTTGGCTGAGATCCAAAAGCGCCACTAGGTAATTGGAAGCTACGGCAGCAGCAGCATGGTATAGCACTTTGGCTTCCCGATCAATGTGGAAGGCTTCTCCCCCCAAGTCCTTAACGATCTGTTCCGCTACCGGGTAGGCTTCCCTGTCTCCCTGGATAGAGAACACCGAGCCGGGCAAGTTGGTGATGGCTCTTTCGGCGCTGGCGCAGGATTGCAGAGGGTGAATGGATACTACTTTGGCCCCTAAATCAGCTACCGGCTGAAGGACGTCGGTAGTAAGGGACCCGCTCATATGGACTACCGTGTGCTCACGCCCCACCGCTCGGTGGCGAGCCAGCTCTTTGGCTACTTCACCGATGGCGGTATCGGAGGTAGTGATGAAAACCACCTCTGCCGGCCGGGCCACTTCCGCCGGCGATCCTACCGGGCAGCGGAGGCGTTCGGCAGCACGGGCGGCTGACTCCGGTGTGCGGCTGGCCACACCTACCACCTGGTACCCCTGGCGCTGAAGCAGCACGGCCACCCCGGTGCCTACGGATCCAGCTCCAATGACGGCAATCTTAAAGCCCATGTTTTCCCCTCCATTGGGAAGCCGCTTTGCCCCGACGACAAACAAAAAGCCTTCCGGCCCGCAAACGATCCAGAAGGCGTAATCTGCCTGTCTTTGGCCGTCTCGGTCCTGCACATGATCCAAGCGGCGCCCCACAGTATTAAAATCATCTTTCCACACAGTCCAAACCATTGTGATTCAGGTCGTACGGCTCGCCCGCAAGCGATGCCGTCCCCGGCATAACTATTCTAACACCTTCTTAATGCCGGCGCAACAATTGCTTGGCAATTACGGCTGGCAAAGCCATGGCGGCGGAAGGACTGAGCCAGAATGGTCTTCAGGGGCGATAAAGGCGAATGCTGTCGGGCCCGGAGGGCAAAGCGGCCAGGCGCTCTTCTACTGTCACCCCACTGGGCAGGCGTAGATTAGGTTCCAAGTCGGCCAGAGGTTTGATGACGAATATCCTTTCCTCCAGGCGAGGGTGGGGGACCTCTAGGCCTGGCTCATCCAGCCTCTGGTCTTGGTAGAGCAAGAGGTCGAGGTCAATGGTGCGCGGGCCCCAGCGCACCGTGCGCACCCTTCCCAGCGCCGCTTCCGTGCGAAGGAGCTCCTCCAAGAGTTCCCGGGGGCCAAGGTTGGTGGCTAGCTCGGCCACGGCGTTTAAGAACCAACCCTGGTCGGTCATGCCCACCGGCGCCGTTTCATATAAAGGCGAGGTCCGGAGGACTACGATTTGCGGGTGAGAAGCAAGCTTCTCCAGGGCTTGCTGAATGTTGGCCTCACGATCTCCTAGATTACTTCCCAGGCCCACGTAAACTCCTCGGCGCCAAGTACCCTCTCCACGAGAGCGACGGATCTCCACTCCTACCGAACGCCAGCGGCCTGGTAGCGGCGCCTGGGGTTTCTCTACCCGTACTGTCAGTGCCTGGAGGCGGGAGAAAGTGTTCAGCAAGCTATCGGCTATCCGCGCCGCTAGGGCCTCGATGAGGTTGTACCTCTCTCCTTCCACTAACTCCTTTACCGTCTTCTGAACCGCAGCATAGTCGACGGTATCCTCCAGGGCATCACTTTGGCCCGCCTTGGCCAAGTCCAACTCCAAGATTAAGTCCACCAAAAACTTTTGGCCCCTGGACTTTTCCTGAGGGTAGAGGCCGTGGTAACCGTAAAACTCCATGCCAGTAAAAAAGATGCGATCCGGGCTGTGATCCATACTTATGCTTCTGCCTCCGCTTGCAAGCGCCGCCGGACAATGGCATCCGCCATCCGCGCTACCCGCACCATGGCGGCCACATCGTGAACCCTGACAATATCAGCTCCGAAAGCAATTCCCAGAGCCACCGTGGCCGCAGTCCCTTCCAGACGCTGGTCCACCGGCAGGCCCAAGGTGTTGCCAATAACCGACTTGCGGGAGGTGCCCAGAAGAATGGG from Clostridia bacterium encodes the following:
- a CDS encoding CBS domain-containing protein, with protein sequence MLVKDRMTPNPVTITRQTTIAEALELMRSHNIRRLPIMDKGKLVGIVTDRDLSEVSPSPATSLSIFEINYLLAKTKIGDVLPKKQKVYTVSPDAYLEEAALVMRDHQVGAVPVVDAKGQLVGIITETNLFDAFLDIMGVRQPGTRIHLAVEDRPGLLADLASLIKDYGGNITHIVSYPISNPRPGADVDLLIRLSSGKKQELITALRQAGYQVVSVTET
- the dusB gene encoding tRNA dihydrouridine synthase DusB, which translates into the protein MEWSIGNLKLDGQVFLAPMAGYTDRSFRLLAREMGAALTYTEMVSAQALIHGNQRTRELARVRDEKGPVAIQLFGHDPEVMAQAAQVALELGAALVDLNMGCPTPKVVKNGDGAALMRDPGRAAAIAQAVVEAVRASSGPSGPGSVPVTAKIRKGWDEGSVNAIEVAGRLQAAGLQAITVHGRTRNQFYSGCADWEIIGQVKAALNIPVIGNGDIRKAEDVLKMLATTRCDAVMIGRGAIGNPWIFAQANAVLKGLPPQALPSVAERVNVALRHLTMAIEDKGEAIAIRQMRKHLVWYLKGLPGAARLREQINRETSLAGLKKLLLGLIT
- a CDS encoding type III pantothenate kinase yields the protein MLLAIDIGNTHVVLGVYRDKELVADWRISTRLERSEDEAGMLVRELFAFKGLDFKDITAAVIASVVPPLTPVIENMCQQYLHLRPLVVGPGTKTGMPIRYDNPHEVGADRIVNAVAAYDRYGGPVIVVDFGTATTFDAISAQGEYLGGAIAPGIGISVEALFRYAAKLPRVEIVKPRAVIGKNTVSSMQSGIVYGFLGQIEGIVSRMQKELGGKAAVVATGGLSRLFGQESPLIDAVDPYLTLEGLRLIYERNLRAGAGAPPAS
- a CDS encoding P1 family peptidase encodes the protein MDGEMSITAVPGVKVGHFTDLTALTGVTVVLLEAGAVAGVDVRGSAPGTRETDLLKPTNLVPKVQAVMLAGGSAPGLDAAAGVVRYLKERGIGYDTGVAKIPIVPAAILFDLAVGEVKHPDAEMGYQACLAAGPGPVLEGNVGAGTGATVGKLLGINQATKSGVGTWAEKWGDLIVGALAVVNAFGDVFDWKTGRMLAGLRSPENGKLVPTMEYLRSMSLTAFRDKMAQRRPDWKQGWGQSTTLAVVATNAALSKTEITKVAQMAHDGLARAINPVHTMFDGDAVFALSVADPELHGGQPSNAGPVPGGADVSVVGALAAEVVGRAIVRAVEAAEPAGGIPAASQLA
- a CDS encoding biotin transporter BioY is translated as MTDIKFWARVALMAAVIAVLAQVAIPLPWGVPITGQLVGVFLAGAILGSRGGTWALVIYILLGVIGLPVFAQGKAGVGVLVGPTGGYLIGFVLGVYFLGKIVEAAKSPTFWTNALGMVVCMLTSYALGTVQFAWVTGRSLGEALLLAVVPYVALDLVKLVIAASLALAVRQALIQAGLVKP
- a CDS encoding biotin--[acetyl-CoA-carboxylase] ligase, which encodes MNQPDQLRSRVLELLETAPEAISGQEIAERLGISRTAVWKHIQALRRLGYSIEGRSRAGYYLTGRADVLGPEEIRRRLSTRFLGRQVLYYPLVGSTNDVAKEVAEKGAPEGTLVVADQQSAGRGRLKRSWFSPPGSGIWMSLILRPRVSLAQAPRYTLVVGVAVAEAIRSLTGLAAGIKWPNDVLIRGRKVAGILTELRAEPEAVAYAIVGVGINVSQPADAFPPELRGIATSIAAELGQAHGSEPAVTRAELIADILNRLEADYLSLPPTGLGVLRQRWVNLSVTLGEPVAISDVGGEIFRGRAVDLQEDGSLVVEGEGGERRAFIAGEVTLLRLPGHHNENPMAQASYGEEMLS
- a CDS encoding aspartate 1-decarboxylase, with protein sequence MLRTMMKSKIHRARVTQADLNYVGSITIDSQLLEAAGILPYEKVQVVNNNNGARLETYVIAGEAGSGVICLNGAAARLAQPGDIVIIISYGIYSDEEIKGHRPQVVFVDEGNRIERIASLEAPFTAG
- a CDS encoding pantoate--beta-alanine ligase; this translates as MEIFSRVEPLRTYLREKRSQGASIGLVPTMGYFHEGHLSLMRAARQDNDVVVVSLFVNPTQFGPNEDLDRYPRDFDRDQRLAAEVGVDAIFAPTPEEMYPPGYATYVEVERLSQGLCGQSRPGHFRGVATVVCKLFNIVQPDRAYFGQKDFQQQLIIRRMVRDLNFPLTIVTVPTVREPDGLAMSSRNAYLSPEERKSALALIRSLKQGEALIRSGESQAQKIRQAMAETLGSDPRVRIDYVEVRDPESLEPVSTIDGEVLLAVAAFVGQTRLIDNLVVAP
- a CDS encoding DUF2520 domain-containing protein; this encodes MGFKIAVIGAGSVGTGVAVLLQRQGYQVVGVASRTPESAARAAERLRCPVGSPAEVARPAEVVFITTSDTAIGEVAKELARHRAVGREHTVVHMSGSLTTDVLQPVADLGAKVVSIHPLQSCASAERAITNLPGSVFSIQGDREAYPVAEQIVKDLGGEAFHIDREAKVLYHAAAAVASNYLVALLDLSQKLMQATGMPERLFLPALLPLVKGTLANVEEIGIPKALTGPISRGDVITISDHLHSMGEACPQLIPLYVALGRHTIEVALRKGTLDRRKAALLEDLLHRYEKQYEIAECRRAEAVDTASTN
- the folK gene encoding 2-amino-4-hydroxy-6-hydroxymethyldihydropteridine diphosphokinase yields the protein MDHSPDRIFFTGMEFYGYHGLYPQEKSRGQKFLVDLILELDLAKAGQSDALEDTVDYAAVQKTVKELVEGERYNLIEALAARIADSLLNTFSRLQALTVRVEKPQAPLPGRWRSVGVEIRRSRGEGTWRRGVYVGLGSNLGDREANIQQALEKLASHPQIVVLRTSPLYETAPVGMTDQGWFLNAVAELATNLGPRELLEELLRTEAALGRVRTVRWGPRTIDLDLLLYQDQRLDEPGLEVPHPRLEERIFVIKPLADLEPNLRLPSGVTVEERLAALPSGPDSIRLYRP